In Actinomycetota bacterium, a single genomic region encodes these proteins:
- a CDS encoding DUF1461 domain-containing protein: MRALARMEGVFVGAVLALCLSSAVVLALTVPQVTATLVKAADSANITGLTQQDALSVAEQVRAYVADIAPPAPLPSTVEDSEGALHEGFTHRAVAHLDDVRAVFAVTRWASVALGLVFAVWLIVRLVQRQHSLVAFACRCASATIFMLFALALIGAVMDFDTLFAYFHKPLFAEGTWLFPAEELLVQLFPERFWMLAGALWAGTSMLIAGCLWVISRRIETPRNRLSA, translated from the coding sequence ATGAGAGCTCTCGCCAGGATGGAGGGGGTGTTTGTCGGCGCGGTCCTTGCGCTTTGCCTGTCCAGTGCCGTGGTCCTCGCGCTTACGGTCCCTCAGGTGACAGCCACACTCGTGAAGGCCGCCGACAGCGCGAACATCACAGGCTTGACGCAGCAAGATGCGCTGAGCGTTGCCGAGCAGGTTCGAGCGTATGTGGCGGATATCGCCCCGCCTGCTCCCTTGCCCTCGACTGTCGAGGACAGCGAAGGGGCTTTGCACGAAGGGTTCACTCATCGAGCCGTTGCCCATCTCGACGATGTTCGGGCGGTTTTTGCAGTAACGAGGTGGGCCAGCGTCGCCTTAGGGCTGGTATTTGCAGTGTGGCTGATCGTGCGCCTGGTGCAGCGACAGCACTCTCTCGTGGCGTTCGCCTGCAGGTGTGCGAGTGCGACGATATTTATGCTGTTCGCGCTCGCACTTATCGGCGCGGTGATGGATTTTGACACCCTGTTTGCTTACTTCCACAAGCCGCTTTTTGCCGAGGGAACCTGGCTTTTTCCCGCCGAGGAGCTGTTGGTGCAGTTATTTCCCGAGCGGTTTTGGATGCTTGCAGGGGCGCTGTGGGCGGGAACCTCGATGCTGATTGCGGGCTGTCTGTGGGTTATATCCAGGCGCATTGAGACTCCCAGGAACAGGCTTTCAGCGTGA
- a CDS encoding GGDEF domain-containing protein: protein MSLSKYLKRAVRQLKISWREDPSRYDIEALHANIERVGLVIKVRWLLVAALGVYSVLGAWAYTRQAPLENIAHNLATPVVAMVFMLAYNTFYQLTYRRLGNIAILNHAQLMFDAMVVAVLVYYSGGAHSAFWAMYMLFVLEAALILPRRWQTWAMAAFCLALNGIVIWGVYAQLLPDISVPFVLADLHRDFTFVFVTYLWQATVLFGAASVSTMMMSALRVREEGLAKGSIIDSKTGLHDRAYFNQALGSELFRAEKDSRNVALLLIDLDDFASFNRALGFSHGDRLLLAISEAIRAIVQECSAASSRETNLVARYGGEEFAVILTQDSLSNPPTLEYVAGVAESVRCAIESVRVEDAGVTASIGAASTQFEGWIAQDLLAAADNAVQEALSAGGNQVCVTGRSQ from the coding sequence ATGAGCTTGTCCAAGTACCTTAAAAGGGCTGTGCGCCAACTGAAAATTTCGTGGAGGGAAGACCCTTCGCGATATGACATAGAGGCGCTTCACGCCAATATCGAGCGGGTAGGCCTGGTTATCAAGGTCAGGTGGCTTCTCGTTGCGGCTCTCGGCGTATATTCGGTGCTCGGCGCCTGGGCCTATACGCGACAGGCACCTCTCGAAAACATAGCGCATAATCTGGCCACGCCTGTGGTCGCGATGGTCTTTATGCTCGCCTACAACACCTTCTACCAGCTGACCTATCGCAGGCTCGGTAACATCGCGATTCTCAATCACGCGCAGCTGATGTTCGATGCGATGGTCGTCGCGGTGCTGGTTTACTACTCCGGCGGAGCTCACTCGGCGTTCTGGGCGATGTATATGCTGTTTGTGCTGGAGGCCGCGCTCATCCTGCCGAGAAGGTGGCAGACGTGGGCGATGGCGGCGTTTTGCCTTGCGCTTAACGGTATCGTGATATGGGGAGTCTACGCCCAGCTCCTGCCCGATATCAGTGTGCCCTTTGTCCTCGCTGATTTGCACCGGGACTTCACTTTCGTGTTCGTCACCTATCTGTGGCAAGCAACGGTACTTTTTGGTGCCGCATCGGTTAGCACGATGATGATGTCGGCTTTGAGAGTCCGGGAAGAGGGACTGGCCAAGGGCTCTATCATCGACAGCAAGACGGGTTTGCACGATCGAGCCTATTTCAACCAGGCCCTCGGCAGCGAGCTTTTTCGCGCCGAGAAAGACTCTCGTAATGTGGCTTTGTTGCTAATCGACCTCGATGACTTCGCGAGCTTCAACAGGGCGCTTGGCTTTTCGCACGGAGACCGCTTACTGCTCGCGATCTCGGAGGCCATCAGAGCGATAGTTCAAGAGTGCAGCGCAGCTTCGAGCAGAGAGACGAACCTCGTTGCCCGGTACGGCGGCGAAGAGTTCGCGGTCATTCTGACTCAAGACTCGCTGTCTAATCCGCCGACGCTTGAGTATGTTGCTGGAGTCGCCGAGTCCGTACGCTGCGCCATCGAGAGCGTGAGGGTTGAGGATGCGGGCGTGACCGCAAGTATAGGGGCGGCATCCACCCAGTTCGAAGGTTGGATCGCGCAAGACCTGCTTGCTGCCGCAGATAACGCCGTGCAAGAGGCTTTGTCTGCGGGAGGGAATCAGGTTTGCGTCACAGGCAGGTCACAATGA
- the ccsA gene encoding cytochrome c biogenesis protein CcsA — protein sequence MDVQATATAIGETIETLARLGGPIEIIMIALSVAMLALALVPTLRRWLRAGFAVTAAVLLVGEALLIWFHWRLYQLCVVVNPETGEIVGRMAVPLWVESEKLYFWALLLAVLGAVLVRHRAELLPGAAILTSILMFAAATSGNPFTEPLPRFFGLYGGYLQAMASGVPAIAMDGFQRIEGSRQFFYNTWYMWVHPPMLFLSYAAFALAFIATIQMVLKRHSSFETTAYRWTRFGYLQLTAGLLVGFPWAVMAWEGASWWWSGKVNMSIMMWLLYTAVLHARLYLRKRGMWKTVAALGLTSFIVLVLTYLSSYVVPGAHAYVASLMVPLIGGKA from the coding sequence GTGGACGTACAGGCCACCGCAACAGCAATAGGCGAGACGATCGAAACACTTGCTCGACTTGGCGGACCTATAGAAATCATCATGATAGCACTCTCCGTCGCAATGCTGGCCCTTGCCCTTGTGCCTACTCTAAGGCGGTGGCTGCGAGCTGGATTTGCCGTCACAGCTGCCGTGCTGCTCGTCGGCGAGGCGCTGTTGATCTGGTTTCACTGGCGACTATACCAGTTGTGCGTCGTAGTTAACCCCGAGACAGGCGAGATCGTTGGCCGTATGGCCGTTCCGCTATGGGTAGAATCCGAGAAACTCTATTTCTGGGCGCTTTTGCTCGCTGTCCTAGGTGCTGTGCTTGTAAGGCATCGCGCTGAGCTGCTACCTGGAGCTGCCATACTTACGAGTATCTTGATGTTCGCCGCCGCCACCTCGGGCAATCCTTTCACTGAGCCGTTGCCGCGCTTTTTCGGCCTGTATGGCGGGTACCTCCAGGCGATGGCTTCAGGAGTTCCCGCGATCGCCATGGACGGCTTCCAGCGAATAGAAGGATCTCGGCAGTTCTTCTATAACACCTGGTACATGTGGGTTCATCCGCCGATGCTCTTTTTGAGCTACGCCGCCTTCGCACTCGCATTCATCGCGACAATCCAGATGGTCCTAAAGCGCCACTCATCGTTCGAGACGACTGCGTATCGATGGACCCGATTTGGCTACCTCCAGCTGACCGCCGGATTGCTCGTAGGATTTCCCTGGGCTGTGATGGCTTGGGAGGGGGCGTCCTGGTGGTGGTCGGGCAAGGTCAACATGTCCATCATGATGTGGCTGCTGTACACGGCTGTGTTGCACGCGCGCCTCTATCTGCGTAAGCGCGGTATGTGGAAAACGGTTGCCGCGCTTGGACTTACCTCATTTATCGTCCTGGTGCTGACCTACCTGTCTTCCTACGTCGTTCCCGGCGCTCATGCGTATGTTGCCAGCCTGATGGTTCCGCTTATCGGAGGTAAAGCATGA
- a CDS encoding M28 family peptidase has product MSEAARHVTELADRIGPRPATTDAEAMAGDYIEDVFRSRGLEVTRQEFESPRTASWGYSIYHLLTIASVGLLYWAEVWDPLRWILFGAAAIAAVFIWLDLDMRFGLSGIMPKGPSQNIIARHIPKTRRAEKVKRVVLVAHYDSARASLASSPSMAKRFPALIAIMKGCTFLVPVMIFVDNLAATRIADPYLWYATLVVAACLLIPLAINIHRELLMRGTDGANDNASGVAALLGLAEALVPEPDGGVKMPTQPLRPLQVDYRGSEGSQESAPEQASYEEELPDDFQWVETPRKKGSEPPSKAAVSGWLGVDPEFDARKAGKDIGHWDNFEDDDEDEEFGTLRGWAGDDPIGDPDFPANEAARIRQRVTERIDRSVVDKELWFVATGAHESGAWGMRAFLDEYGDDLRDAYIINLDSVGAGNLHWVTREGAASRYASDRRLISLARKVSRDEEILAKGREYRGVSTDATPALARRLKAISIMAFDINGRILNWRWHSDVSENVQPENVESAVKLVTGIIREL; this is encoded by the coding sequence ATGTCTGAGGCTGCTCGTCATGTGACGGAATTAGCCGATCGTATCGGCCCCCGCCCGGCTACCACTGATGCTGAAGCTATGGCGGGAGACTATATCGAGGACGTGTTTCGTTCCCGCGGGCTGGAAGTGACGCGCCAGGAGTTTGAGTCTCCGCGAACCGCCTCCTGGGGGTATTCCATCTATCATCTTCTGACTATAGCCTCGGTTGGGTTGCTCTACTGGGCCGAGGTCTGGGACCCGCTTCGATGGATTCTTTTCGGTGCGGCCGCCATCGCAGCCGTCTTCATCTGGCTCGATCTGGACATGCGCTTCGGACTCTCCGGCATCATGCCCAAAGGCCCAAGCCAGAATATCATCGCCAGACACATACCAAAGACCAGGCGTGCCGAGAAGGTCAAGCGAGTTGTGCTCGTGGCTCACTATGACTCCGCAAGAGCGTCGCTCGCCTCATCGCCGTCGATGGCGAAGCGCTTCCCTGCACTGATTGCGATCATGAAAGGGTGCACATTTCTGGTGCCGGTCATGATATTCGTCGATAACCTGGCTGCAACGAGGATTGCGGATCCATACCTGTGGTACGCAACGCTGGTCGTGGCAGCGTGTCTGCTTATCCCCTTGGCAATCAACATCCATCGTGAGTTGCTGATGCGCGGGACCGATGGGGCCAACGACAATGCATCCGGGGTGGCGGCTCTTCTCGGCCTTGCTGAGGCCCTTGTTCCTGAACCCGATGGCGGAGTTAAGATGCCGACACAGCCCCTTCGACCCCTACAGGTCGATTATCGGGGTTCGGAGGGGAGCCAGGAGTCGGCGCCGGAGCAGGCAAGTTACGAGGAAGAGCTTCCGGATGACTTTCAGTGGGTTGAGACTCCCCGGAAAAAGGGCTCGGAGCCGCCGAGTAAAGCGGCAGTAAGTGGCTGGCTGGGGGTAGATCCTGAGTTTGATGCCCGCAAGGCCGGTAAAGACATCGGGCACTGGGACAACTTTGAGGATGACGACGAGGACGAAGAGTTCGGCACATTGCGGGGATGGGCGGGCGATGATCCAATCGGGGATCCGGACTTCCCCGCAAATGAGGCCGCACGCATCCGTCAGCGAGTGACCGAGCGTATCGATCGAAGTGTTGTGGACAAGGAGCTTTGGTTTGTTGCGACCGGGGCCCATGAGTCGGGAGCTTGGGGAATGAGGGCGTTCCTCGACGAATATGGTGATGACTTGCGGGACGCATACATCATCAATCTCGACAGCGTAGGAGCTGGCAATTTGCACTGGGTCACCCGTGAGGGAGCGGCCAGCCGCTACGCGAGCGATAGGCGCCTCATCTCACTGGCGCGCAAGGTTTCTCGCGACGAAGAGATTCTTGCAAAAGGTCGGGAGTACCGAGGTGTTTCGACCGATGCGACCCCTGCACTGGCCAGACGCCTTAAAGCCATAAGCATCATGGCGTTTGACATCAATGGGCGTATTTTGAACTGGCGTTGGCACAGCGATGTTAGCGAAAACGTGCAACCAGAAAACGTGGAATCAGCGGTCAAGCTGGTGACCGGCATAATCCGCGAACTCTAG
- a CDS encoding MFS transporter, with translation MLKRLRRYRPMLTLECAVIASGAGNGIAIVAIPWLVLERTGQPMAAGIVGAATALPLLLSSLLSGSLVDIFGKRRISMLSDIMSSLSVISIPLVDQFLGLDLPLIVTLVALGAIFDPAGATAREAMVPEAAESAGWTLERMNGFHEAAWGLAYMIGPGLGGLLIALFDASTTLWATSLCFLVSTALISTIKLPNVGKPSRAARPENVWSGALDGIKFVWSDRTLRAMLLVSMALVAIYMPMEGVLLPVVFQGKDAPHLLGGLIMAISGGGVAGSLLYGAIGARFSRYRTFVFSVAMASIGVFGIALLPSYALLLLAAVCSGFFWGPVGPMVNIATQTRTPPSHRGRVLGVMLSGQYAAGPMGYLLAGPAIQWLGINRAFLLFGASLLVVAAIVPFLSGLRRLDLPGPYEAQIVATELRPPASEGIG, from the coding sequence ATGTTAAAACGCCTCCGCCGTTACAGGCCGATGCTCACGTTGGAGTGCGCCGTAATCGCTTCCGGCGCCGGGAACGGGATAGCAATTGTTGCAATTCCTTGGCTGGTGCTCGAGCGCACGGGTCAGCCAATGGCCGCGGGTATCGTGGGGGCTGCAACCGCACTGCCTTTGCTTCTCTCCAGCCTGCTGTCAGGGTCGCTGGTCGATATTTTCGGCAAGCGCCGAATCTCAATGCTCTCCGACATCATGTCGTCGCTCTCTGTAATATCGATTCCTCTCGTCGACCAATTTCTCGGCCTTGACCTGCCCCTAATCGTGACCTTGGTGGCCTTGGGCGCCATATTCGATCCGGCCGGGGCAACCGCGCGTGAGGCCATGGTCCCCGAAGCTGCCGAAAGCGCGGGCTGGACCCTTGAGCGCATGAACGGCTTTCACGAAGCGGCCTGGGGGCTAGCGTACATGATCGGCCCTGGGCTGGGCGGCCTGCTCATAGCGCTATTCGACGCTTCGACGACACTCTGGGCGACCTCACTGTGCTTCCTGGTCTCGACTGCGCTAATCAGTACGATAAAACTGCCGAATGTCGGCAAGCCGTCTCGTGCAGCTCGGCCGGAAAACGTATGGTCAGGGGCGCTCGATGGGATCAAGTTCGTCTGGAGTGACCGAACCTTACGCGCGATGCTGCTCGTCTCGATGGCGCTGGTCGCAATCTACATGCCGATGGAGGGAGTACTGCTTCCAGTTGTGTTCCAGGGCAAGGATGCTCCGCACTTGCTAGGCGGATTGATCATGGCGATAAGCGGCGGAGGAGTAGCGGGATCCTTGCTCTACGGAGCGATCGGGGCAAGGTTTTCGCGCTACCGCACTTTCGTTTTTTCTGTTGCGATGGCCAGTATCGGCGTATTCGGGATAGCCCTGCTGCCTAGCTACGCGCTGCTACTGCTTGCAGCGGTCTGCAGCGGCTTTTTCTGGGGTCCCGTTGGCCCGATGGTCAATATCGCGACACAAACCAGAACTCCACCTTCGCATCGGGGGAGAGTGCTTGGAGTCATGTTGTCGGGGCAATACGCGGCAGGTCCGATGGGCTATCTGCTCGCCGGACCTGCCATTCAGTGGCTCGGTATAAACCGCGCGTTCCTTCTCTTTGGCGCCTCGCTGCTTGTGGTCGCCGCAATCGTTCCTTTTCTCTCAGGGCTACGGCGGCTGGACCTACCCGGGCCTTACGAAGCCCAGATTGTAGCCACCGAACTGCGCCCGCCTGCCAGCGAAGGAATCGGCTAG